One region of Mucilaginibacter sp. 14171R-50 genomic DNA includes:
- a CDS encoding PAS domain-containing sensor histidine kinase: MESTVFHDLTEKSSVASFVFNINTGKFIYANPAFASLVGANYDELTPNHLSEIIHPEDRVYAQKALADVLGHTLANYVQLRILVNNEIKWVRITASQDEDKTGEMLLYGNVADITSELENQLSFEKYANKKDAILNILAHDLAGPLSVINMLGSSLRSSIQDPADITQIDNIININTQAINLIREFTAREFLETADITLAKKRVNIAQKVREYVEEYQKSITDIKRTFNFFTSAENIFINVDEPKFFQILNNLTTNALKFTRDNGVITVSVIDKGDVVQFSVKDDGIGIPEKYKDILFDKFTDASRKGLQGEPTIGLGMYVIKNIIDWHNGTLWVNSTENMGTTIFFELPKI; encoded by the coding sequence ATGGAGTCGACTGTTTTTCATGATCTAACAGAAAAGTCATCTGTTGCGAGCTTTGTATTTAATATAAATACCGGGAAGTTTATTTACGCCAACCCGGCTTTTGCGTCCTTAGTAGGCGCCAATTACGATGAACTAACCCCCAATCACCTTTCAGAAATTATTCATCCGGAAGATCGTGTCTACGCACAAAAAGCCCTTGCCGATGTGCTTGGCCACACGTTAGCAAACTACGTTCAGTTGCGGATATTGGTAAATAACGAGATAAAATGGGTAAGGATAACCGCCTCACAGGATGAAGACAAAACCGGTGAAATGTTGCTTTACGGCAATGTGGCAGACATAACTTCGGAGCTGGAAAACCAGCTCAGCTTTGAAAAATATGCAAATAAAAAAGACGCCATTTTAAACATACTTGCGCACGATCTGGCCGGCCCGTTAAGTGTCATCAATATGTTAGGTTCGTCTCTCAGGTCATCGATCCAAGATCCGGCCGACATCACCCAGATAGATAATATAATCAATATTAATACGCAGGCGATCAACTTGATAAGAGAATTCACAGCGCGTGAATTTTTAGAAACAGCCGACATCACGTTAGCAAAAAAACGGGTCAATATCGCGCAGAAAGTCCGGGAATATGTAGAAGAATATCAAAAGTCCATTACCGACATTAAGCGGACATTTAACTTTTTCACCTCGGCGGAAAATATTTTCATAAATGTAGACGAACCAAAGTTCTTTCAGATATTAAACAACTTAACCACAAACGCATTAAAGTTTACAAGAGATAACGGCGTAATAACCGTAAGCGTAATAGATAAAGGCGATGTTGTGCAATTTTCGGTAAAGGATGATGGCATAGGTATCCCCGAAAAATATAAGGATATTTTATTTGATAAATTTACCGATGCAAGCAGAAAAGGGCTGCAAGGGGAACCTACTATTGGATTGGGAATGTATGTTATTAAAAATATTATTGATTGGCATAATGGTACGTTATGGGTAAATAGCACGGAAAATATGGGAACTACTATATTTTTCGAACTCCCTAAAATATAG
- a CDS encoding manganese catalase family protein, which produces MFHHVKDLQFNARVSRPDPYFANLLLEQFGGENGELAAAMQYFTQAFGAKMPHPDKYDMLMDIATEEFSHLEIVGATIQMLLKGVNGELKDAADQSEIMQVMDGKAAKENIIHQALSANPQFGIITGGGVTPRNSQGIPWCASYIHSNGDLTVDLRSNLASESRAKLVYEHLMKFTDDPYVHESLSFLMTREVAHYKMFEAALNDIQPNFPPGVLASDPRFTQQYFNLSNGATVRGPWNEGEMPDMGKEWNYIADPLDYVQDTQGITATDKSLDKELKQAQKLDKEMSEMRSTEVKNSEPEGVSQWSNYNAPKK; this is translated from the coding sequence ATGTTTCACCACGTAAAAGACCTACAATTTAATGCACGGGTGTCGCGCCCCGACCCCTATTTCGCTAACCTGTTATTAGAGCAATTTGGCGGCGAAAATGGCGAGTTGGCTGCGGCAATGCAATATTTCACCCAGGCTTTTGGCGCTAAAATGCCGCATCCGGATAAATATGATATGCTGATGGATATAGCTACCGAAGAGTTTAGCCACCTGGAAATTGTTGGCGCAACAATTCAAATGCTGCTAAAAGGCGTAAACGGCGAATTAAAAGACGCCGCTGATCAATCAGAGATCATGCAGGTTATGGACGGTAAGGCCGCTAAAGAGAACATTATACACCAAGCACTATCGGCAAACCCGCAATTCGGCATCATCACCGGTGGCGGGGTAACGCCGCGCAATAGCCAGGGTATTCCGTGGTGCGCAAGCTACATCCACTCCAACGGCGATTTAACAGTGGACCTGCGCAGCAACCTGGCTTCAGAGTCGCGTGCTAAACTGGTTTACGAACACCTGATGAAGTTTACCGACGACCCTTACGTGCACGAAAGCTTATCGTTTTTGATGACCCGGGAGGTGGCGCATTATAAGATGTTCGAAGCCGCGCTTAATGATATTCAGCCAAACTTCCCTCCCGGTGTATTGGCATCTGACCCCCGCTTTACGCAGCAATATTTCAATTTGTCTAATGGTGCCACTGTACGTGGCCCATGGAACGAAGGAGAAATGCCTGACATGGGGAAAGAATGGAACTATATTGCTGATCCGCTGGATTATGTGCAGGACACACAAGGTATAACCGCAACGGATAAATCACTTGATAAAGAGCTGAAGCAAGCCCAAAAGCTGGATAAGGAAATGAGTGAGATGCGAAGTACTGAAGTTAAAAACAGCGAGCCTGAGGGTGTTTCGCAATGGAGCAACTACAACGCTCCCAAAAAATAA
- a CDS encoding YidH family protein, with protein sequence MIDENNKQKGGVGDHLANERTFLAWIRTSIALMGFGFVVVKFSLFVRQLSLVVTGHNITPVKGFSGVIGVCLVAIGAVAAIIGYLRYRRVEKQLLNQAFHPESGLLLTLTLAVIGGSLLLLYYLLPNL encoded by the coding sequence ATGATAGATGAAAATAACAAACAAAAAGGCGGTGTTGGCGATCATCTGGCTAACGAGCGCACCTTTCTTGCGTGGATCCGCACAAGCATAGCGTTAATGGGCTTTGGGTTCGTAGTGGTCAAATTCTCGCTTTTTGTTCGGCAGCTTTCGTTAGTGGTTACCGGCCACAATATTACGCCGGTTAAAGGCTTTTCGGGTGTTATAGGGGTTTGCCTTGTAGCTATAGGGGCAGTAGCGGCCATTATTGGTTACCTGCGCTACCGCCGGGTGGAAAAACAGTTGCTCAACCAGGCGTTTCATCCGGAGTCGGGGTTGTTGCTTACACTTACACTGGCCGTTATCGGTGGCAGTTTGCTGCTGTTATA